The following coding sequences are from one Halomonas sp. HAL1 window:
- a CDS encoding pyrroloquinoline quinone-dependent dehydrogenase, whose translation MFTSLRVLAYVVSLSLATHAVAQNAEGETEAPEEPTSSEVQTPTFSATPQPSDDPAPGDWAAWGRESGASRHSPLDEITPDNVSQLEVAWTYRTGDMPEEGEGKYAPETTPLKVGDNLYLCSAMNVMVSLDARTGEEQWRHDPQVDPGAIPYSASCRGVTYYEVPDAADDQLCATRIIEGTLDARLIAVDAQTGELCQEFGDGGTVDLWAGIGEKVPGWYSVTAPPVVVQGVLVTGAQVKDGQAEDAPSGVIRGYDAVTGELEWAWDMGKPNLDGLPPEGETYTRGTPNMWTTASSDEALGYVYLPMGNSSVDYWGGNRSEEENEFSTSLVAIDVNTGEPVWHFQTVHYDVWDYDLGSQPTLVDFPRDDGSTVPAIILPSKQGDIYVLNRETGESLFPVEEVETPTGGVEPDNLSPTQPSSGYHSLAFPNLEEKDMWGMTPIDQLWCRIQFRRASYKGMYTPPTVGQRFIQYPGYNGGNDWGSTAVDAERGIIIANYNDIPNFNRLVPREEAEERNLRPIYAGGDNTDSESDGPAEGAGDPQVGAPYAIDVNAGWRAPVTGMPCTAPPYGGIRAIDLASGETLWDEPLGTARKNGPFGIPSYMPFKIGTPNNGGPLLTASGLIFIAAATDDLIRAIDTETGEVLWNDVLPAGGQANPITYEANGRQYVVIGAGGHHFMETPIGDYVIAYALPEDGN comes from the coding sequence ATGTTCACGTCACTGCGAGTGCTGGCCTATGTCGTCAGCCTGTCACTGGCGACGCATGCCGTTGCCCAGAATGCCGAGGGTGAAACCGAAGCCCCTGAGGAGCCCACCTCAAGCGAGGTTCAGACACCGACCTTCTCGGCGACGCCGCAGCCCAGCGATGACCCAGCGCCCGGCGATTGGGCCGCCTGGGGGCGAGAGAGCGGCGCCTCACGTCATTCGCCGCTGGATGAAATCACGCCCGACAATGTCAGCCAGTTGGAGGTTGCCTGGACCTATCGCACTGGCGATATGCCGGAAGAAGGGGAGGGCAAATACGCGCCCGAAACTACACCGCTCAAGGTTGGCGACAATCTGTATCTCTGCTCGGCCATGAACGTCATGGTCTCCCTTGATGCACGGACCGGCGAGGAGCAGTGGCGCCATGATCCCCAGGTCGATCCAGGTGCCATTCCCTATAGCGCCAGCTGCCGCGGCGTGACCTATTACGAAGTTCCGGATGCCGCCGATGACCAGCTCTGCGCAACCCGCATTATTGAGGGGACGTTGGACGCCCGATTGATTGCCGTCGATGCGCAAACGGGCGAGCTGTGCCAGGAGTTTGGTGACGGCGGTACGGTAGATCTATGGGCAGGCATCGGCGAGAAGGTGCCCGGTTGGTACTCCGTCACCGCGCCACCGGTCGTCGTCCAGGGCGTCCTGGTGACCGGTGCCCAGGTCAAGGACGGACAAGCGGAGGATGCGCCATCTGGCGTGATTCGCGGCTACGATGCCGTTACCGGCGAACTGGAGTGGGCCTGGGACATGGGCAAGCCCAATCTGGATGGGCTGCCACCCGAGGGCGAGACCTATACCCGAGGCACACCCAACATGTGGACCACTGCTTCCTCCGATGAGGCGTTGGGTTACGTCTACCTGCCGATGGGCAACTCCTCGGTCGATTACTGGGGCGGGAACCGCAGCGAGGAAGAAAATGAATTCTCGACCTCGCTCGTCGCCATCGACGTCAACACCGGCGAACCGGTCTGGCACTTCCAGACCGTCCATTACGATGTCTGGGATTATGACCTCGGTTCGCAACCGACCCTGGTCGATTTCCCACGAGATGACGGCAGCACGGTGCCGGCGATCATTCTGCCCTCCAAACAGGGCGATATTTACGTTCTCAACCGTGAAACCGGCGAATCGCTATTTCCCGTGGAAGAGGTCGAGACGCCCACTGGCGGTGTTGAGCCAGATAACCTCTCGCCCACACAACCTAGTTCAGGTTATCACTCCCTCGCTTTCCCGAACCTAGAAGAGAAGGATATGTGGGGGATGACGCCCATTGACCAGTTGTGGTGTCGTATTCAATTCCGCCGAGCCTCCTATAAAGGCATGTACACGCCGCCGACCGTGGGTCAGCGCTTCATTCAGTACCCCGGATACAATGGCGGCAACGACTGGGGCAGTACAGCGGTGGACGCCGAGCGCGGCATCATCATTGCCAATTACAATGACATTCCCAACTTCAACCGTCTCGTCCCCCGTGAAGAAGCCGAGGAACGTAATCTTCGACCCATCTATGCAGGAGGTGACAACACCGATAGCGAGTCGGATGGGCCCGCCGAAGGTGCCGGCGATCCACAAGTAGGTGCGCCTTATGCAATCGACGTCAATGCTGGCTGGCGAGCGCCGGTTACCGGCATGCCCTGTACCGCGCCTCCTTATGGCGGCATTCGCGCCATCGATCTCGCGAGCGGTGAAACGCTCTGGGATGAGCCATTGGGCACGGCACGCAAGAATGGCCCCTTCGGGATACCTTCATATATGCCTTTCAAGATCGGCACACCCAACAACGGTGGCCCTCTGCTGACGGCCAGCGGTCTGATATTCATCGCTGCCGCCACCGATGATCTGATTCGCGCTATCGACACGGAAACCGGTGAGGTGCTTTGGAACGATGTACTGCCGGCCGGTGGGCAGGCCAACCCCATAACCTATGAGGCGAATGGTCGCCAATATGTAGTCATCGGGGCCGGCGGGCATCACTTCATGGAAACACCGATAGGCGATTATGTAATCGCCTATGCGCTACCGGAAGACGGGAACTAA
- a CDS encoding helix-turn-helix domain-containing protein, translating into MKKQEAREYRCTVEATVAVAGGKWKPLIIYYLLSGTKRFGELRKLIGGVTQRSLTLQLRELESHGIISREVFAEVPPRVEYSLTELGLTLAPVLNAMKEWGDSYLSWQDTNSNNTHIN; encoded by the coding sequence ATGAAGAAGCAAGAAGCTCGTGAGTATCGGTGCACTGTTGAAGCGACCGTTGCTGTTGCTGGCGGCAAATGGAAACCGCTGATCATTTACTATCTACTCAGCGGAACCAAACGATTCGGAGAGCTTCGCAAGCTTATCGGTGGCGTCACGCAACGGTCGTTGACATTGCAACTTCGAGAGCTTGAATCGCACGGTATTATCTCTCGAGAAGTGTTTGCCGAAGTTCCCCCACGTGTCGAATATTCGCTTACCGAGCTTGGGCTGACTCTGGCCCCTGTGCTCAACGCCATGAAAGAGTGGGGAGATAGCTATCTCTCTTGGCAAGACACCAACAGCAATAATACTCATATTAACTAA
- a CDS encoding GFA family protein codes for MVQLTGGCLCGKIKIVANGEPLRVGICHCMDCRKHHGALFYAAADYPKQAVIIEGKPHSYEGRYFCSTCGSSVFAVSEEEIEIHLGALDAPNQLKPTYELWNIRREHWLPPFPAMERYDRDREA; via the coding sequence ATGGTGCAACTAACAGGCGGCTGTCTCTGCGGTAAGATCAAAATCGTGGCTAATGGCGAGCCGCTTCGGGTAGGTATTTGCCACTGTATGGATTGTCGCAAGCATCATGGGGCGCTTTTCTATGCGGCTGCTGATTATCCCAAGCAAGCTGTCATTATCGAAGGCAAACCGCACAGTTATGAGGGGCGTTACTTCTGTTCGACATGTGGTTCGTCGGTTTTTGCGGTAAGCGAGGAAGAAATCGAAATACACCTTGGTGCCCTTGATGCTCCGAATCAACTGAAACCGACGTATGAACTTTGGAACATTCGCCGCGAACATTGGCTGCCGCCTTTCCCTGCAATGGAGCGATATGACCGGGACCGGGAAGCTTGA
- a CDS encoding LysR family transcriptional regulator — translation MIRGADISIAQLRVLLAVAEEQSYTRAAARLGVSQSGVSHSMKALEKLAGGPLITKAAERWDMTALGELALTSARKVVGELEVLSQQVAQFHNKVDETLKIGVIPSVLTGWLSPYLSSLTSRYPDAISLVLEGMEEEIKEWVEGGVVDMGITTDVTQLNLTYWCEHFDWQLLKKDEIVAVLPENYPLSKQASVTVAELADHPLIMSSGGCEALIQQIFAHSLEEIDTFQVDFWVRDTRTLLQMVAGDVGVSLVPTLALKSKPTPGVVMRPLSPRRDRNLIAFWPKKQPLGQIGQQLLSEYSPRD, via the coding sequence ATGATAAGAGGTGCCGATATATCTATTGCTCAGCTGCGTGTGCTGCTTGCGGTAGCGGAAGAGCAATCCTATACCCGCGCGGCGGCGCGTCTTGGTGTTAGCCAATCTGGCGTAAGTCACTCAATGAAGGCATTGGAAAAGCTGGCGGGTGGCCCGCTCATCACAAAAGCGGCGGAAAGGTGGGATATGACTGCTTTAGGCGAGTTAGCGCTTACTAGTGCCAGAAAGGTTGTGGGAGAGCTTGAGGTATTGAGCCAGCAAGTGGCCCAGTTCCATAATAAAGTGGATGAAACGCTGAAAATAGGCGTTATTCCAAGTGTGCTAACGGGCTGGTTATCGCCATACCTTTCTAGCTTAACGAGCCGCTATCCTGATGCCATTAGCCTTGTGCTTGAAGGCATGGAAGAAGAGATAAAGGAATGGGTGGAAGGCGGTGTGGTTGATATGGGCATAACCACCGATGTGACGCAGCTTAATCTCACCTACTGGTGTGAGCACTTCGATTGGCAGCTATTAAAGAAGGATGAAATCGTTGCCGTTCTACCCGAGAACTATCCACTCAGCAAACAAGCTAGCGTTACGGTAGCGGAGCTTGCCGATCATCCGCTGATTATGTCGTCAGGGGGTTGTGAGGCGCTTATTCAGCAGATATTTGCTCACTCGTTGGAGGAGATAGATACCTTTCAGGTCGATTTCTGGGTACGCGATACGCGGACGCTGTTACAGATGGTTGCTGGCGATGTCGGTGTTAGCCTAGTGCCCACACTGGCCTTGAAAAGTAAGCCAACGCCCGGCGTGGTAATGCGTCCTTTATCGCCGAGGCGGGACCGGAACTTGATTGCGTTTTGGCCAAAAAAACAGCCTCTTGGCCAAATAGGTCAGCAATTGCTGAGTGAGTATTCTCCACGGGATTAG
- a CDS encoding PIN domain-containing protein, with product MIVLGTHVILEAMKPETNPAVRAWLNEQSAETLYLSSVTLAALLFGIAALPNGKREDMLNEALGGLTELFRGRILSFDADAAHKYAELAVTARTAGRGFPVPDGYIAVSQGYQVASRDMASNVEVINPWET from the coding sequence ATGATCGTACTGGGTACCCATGTCATTTTAGAGGCAATGAAACCCGAAACTAATCCGGCCGTCAGAGCTTGGCTTAATGAGCAGTCGGCTGAAACGTTATACCTGTCTAGTGTCACACTTGCAGCGTTGTTATTTGGTATTGCGGCGCTGCCCAACGGGAAGCGCGAGGACATGTTGAACGAGGCCTTGGGCGGTCTTACTGAGCTGTTCAGAGGGCGGATTTTGTCTTTCGACGCTGACGCCGCTCACAAGTATGCCGAGCTGGCTGTGACGGCTAGAACCGCCGGGCGGGGTTTTCCTGTGCCGGATGGCTACATTGCCGTATCACAAGGCTATCAAGTCGCCTCTCGAGATATGGCTTCCAATGTTGAGGTCATTAATCCCTGGGAAACCTAA
- a CDS encoding helix-turn-helix domain-containing protein encodes MRPIHHDAKRIPSHEPTVPLHGLPLVVAPCGQESSTDHHRVSARLTLMLNTPLSDVDHVARPVVAIGTDYRPGTLLDFHTHRRAQFLYGMTGVMEVNTDDGTWMVPPYSGVWLPAGKRHQVRMNGVSTRSLYIEPHVAPRTSSSCEVLVVTPLLHHLLLASAHIPALYDEKGRDGALAQLLLCELEQAQALPLFAPQPHDLPLASLCRAFLGQPSIHTLPEEWARQLHCSQRTFNRLFRQQTGLSFGVWRQQACLMAAIPRLLSGNSVTRTALELGYDSPAAFSSMFRKVLGQSPSAFVRAANRQQEA; translated from the coding sequence ATGCGCCCGATCCATCACGACGCCAAGCGGATACCAAGCCATGAGCCCACCGTGCCATTGCACGGTCTGCCGTTGGTGGTGGCGCCATGTGGACAGGAAAGCAGCACAGACCATCACCGCGTTTCAGCCAGGTTAACGCTAATGCTCAATACGCCTCTTTCAGATGTGGATCATGTAGCACGGCCCGTGGTGGCCATCGGCACTGATTACCGCCCCGGCACCCTTCTGGACTTTCATACCCATCGCCGTGCCCAGTTTCTCTATGGCATGACCGGCGTGATGGAGGTGAACACGGATGACGGCACCTGGATGGTGCCGCCCTATAGCGGCGTCTGGCTACCTGCGGGCAAGCGGCACCAAGTGCGCATGAACGGGGTGAGCACCCGAAGCCTGTATATCGAACCCCACGTCGCGCCACGCACTTCGAGCAGCTGTGAGGTGCTGGTCGTGACGCCTCTCCTGCATCATTTACTGCTGGCTTCCGCCCACATTCCCGCACTCTATGATGAAAAAGGCCGCGACGGAGCCCTGGCTCAACTACTCCTATGCGAACTGGAACAGGCTCAGGCCCTGCCACTGTTTGCGCCCCAGCCCCATGACCTTCCACTCGCTAGCCTGTGCAGGGCGTTTCTCGGCCAACCGAGCATTCACACTCTTCCCGAAGAGTGGGCCCGGCAGTTGCATTGCAGTCAACGCACCTTCAATCGTCTGTTCCGTCAGCAGACCGGGCTCTCCTTTGGCGTATGGCGCCAGCAGGCCTGCCTAATGGCGGCGATTCCCAGGCTGCTCTCCGGCAACTCTGTTACCCGAACCGCGCTGGAACTCGGCTACGACAGCCCTGCCGCTTTCTCCAGCATGTTTCGCAAGGTGCTCGGCCAATCTCCCAGCGCTTTTGTTCGGGCGGCTAATCGTCAGCAGGAAGCGTAA
- a CDS encoding GFA family protein gives MAQLTGGCLCGKIRIVANGEPLRVGICHCMDCRKHHGALFYAAADYPKQAVIIEGEPQSYQGRYFCSTCGSSVFSVSEEEIEIHLGALDAPNQLKPTYELWNIRREHWLPTFPAIERYDRDRQD, from the coding sequence ATGGCTCAACTAACAGGTGGCTGTCTCTGCGGTAAGATCAGAATCGTGGCTAATGGCGAGCCGCTTCGGGTAGGTATTTGCCACTGTATGGATTGTCGCAAGCATCATGGGGCGCTTTTCTATGCGGCTGCTGATTATCCCAAGCAAGCTGTCATTATCGAAGGTGAGCCGCAGAGTTATCAGGGGCGTTACTTCTGTTCGACATGCGGTTCGTCGGTTTTTTCGGTAAGCGAGGAAGAAATCGAAATACACCTTGGTGCCCTTGATGCTCCGAATCAACTGAAACCGACGTATGAGCTTTGGAACATTCGCCGCGAACACTGGCTGCCGACTTTCCCTGCCATAGAGCGATATGACCGGGATCGGCAAGATTGA
- a CDS encoding MFS transporter codes for MPLALLALAISAFAIGTTEFVTTGLLQDVASDLNVTIPQAGYLTSGYAMGVVVSAPILTILLSRFNRKHTLLFLILLFIIGSVVSALAANFQQLLVGRVLSAFCHGAFFGIGAVVATTVAAPNKKASAMALMFTGLTLANVIGVPLGTYFGQHFGWRAAFWVIAALGGVGFIGLLALVPKQVTERSNILNEIAVFRRPQVWLALLVTAIGFSGLLASFAYISPMMTEIAGFAPETLAWILSIYGIGLVVGNLVAARFADKALAPTILTLLALLVLTLLLFTYTIHIKPLALINVFLLGAIGFGTIPPLQMYVMEKATGAPALASAANISAFNLGAAGGVWLGGAAIEAGYGLVSPNWIGAITTGAGLLVAIYAVRQKRNLVLGTGC; via the coding sequence ATGCCGCTTGCATTATTGGCGTTGGCTATTAGTGCTTTTGCTATAGGCACAACAGAATTCGTCACCACAGGATTGCTGCAAGATGTTGCCAGTGACCTAAACGTCACTATTCCACAAGCTGGGTATTTAACTTCTGGCTACGCGATGGGGGTTGTTGTAAGTGCTCCAATATTAACTATTTTGCTATCGCGATTTAATCGAAAACACACATTATTGTTTCTCATCTTATTGTTCATCATTGGCAGTGTTGTGTCTGCTTTGGCTGCGAACTTTCAGCAATTACTGGTTGGCCGAGTGCTCTCTGCATTTTGCCATGGCGCATTCTTCGGAATCGGTGCAGTCGTAGCGACCACAGTGGCTGCTCCTAACAAAAAAGCGAGTGCCATGGCGTTAATGTTTACTGGTCTGACGCTCGCAAATGTAATCGGTGTTCCTTTGGGTACATATTTTGGTCAACACTTCGGCTGGCGAGCAGCCTTTTGGGTGATAGCAGCACTGGGGGGTGTCGGATTCATCGGTTTGTTGGCGTTGGTGCCAAAACAGGTAACCGAACGCAGCAATATTCTAAATGAAATTGCCGTTTTTAGGCGGCCTCAAGTCTGGCTGGCATTGCTTGTCACTGCAATTGGCTTCAGTGGATTGCTGGCTTCTTTCGCCTACATCTCGCCCATGATGACTGAAATTGCCGGTTTTGCTCCAGAAACACTCGCTTGGATACTATCCATCTATGGTATTGGGTTGGTCGTAGGCAACTTAGTAGCGGCAAGGTTTGCTGACAAAGCGTTGGCTCCTACCATTTTAACGCTGTTGGCATTATTAGTACTTACGCTTTTGTTGTTCACCTATACCATTCACATTAAGCCGCTGGCTTTAATCAACGTATTCCTTTTGGGTGCTATTGGTTTCGGTACGATACCTCCGCTACAGATGTATGTCATGGAGAAAGCAACAGGTGCGCCAGCGCTAGCTTCTGCTGCGAATATTTCGGCATTCAACTTGGGTGCTGCAGGTGGCGTCTGGTTGGGGGGCGCAGCTATTGAGGCAGGGTATGGCTTGGTTTCTCCGAACTGGATTGGAGCAATCACGACAGGTGCTGGTTTGTTAGTAGCGATTTACGCAGTGCGTCAAAAACGTAACTTGGTTCTGGGAACCGGTTGTTAA
- a CDS encoding NADPH:quinone reductase — protein MKAAYYEAQGSARDVLKVGELPTPEPGSDEVRVRIHVSGLNPTDVKARTGFSAEMPYPRIIPHQDGAGVIDAVGANVPPDRLGERVWVYEAQYGRATGTAAEFVVVPARQAVHLPDTTSFEVGASLGIPALTAHRCLFSDGSLKGRRVLIHGGAGVVGTAAILLAKWAGAWVSTTVMSTEQATVAEENGADLVIDRKSADVASIVLEATEGLGVDHIVDVALKPNLDINLACLSQGGVISAYATANAMDELSIPLLKAMMHGCVFRFVYIYNVPDELKQAAIADINSCLEAGYYSPKIGLNMPLRNVADAHEALESSSVIGKVLVHM, from the coding sequence ATGAAAGCAGCTTACTATGAAGCCCAAGGCAGCGCTCGTGATGTGCTGAAAGTCGGTGAATTGCCGACACCAGAACCAGGGTCAGACGAGGTGCGCGTCCGCATTCATGTTTCCGGACTCAACCCAACCGATGTCAAGGCGCGAACTGGTTTCTCCGCAGAAATGCCTTATCCGCGCATCATTCCCCATCAAGATGGCGCAGGGGTTATTGATGCCGTTGGCGCGAACGTGCCACCGGATAGGCTCGGCGAGCGGGTTTGGGTATACGAAGCACAATACGGTCGAGCGACAGGCACGGCAGCAGAGTTCGTTGTGGTTCCTGCGCGTCAGGCGGTTCACTTGCCGGATACGACCTCATTTGAAGTAGGTGCTTCGCTTGGGATTCCGGCGCTAACAGCTCACCGCTGCCTGTTTTCTGATGGCAGTCTTAAAGGCCGACGAGTGCTGATTCATGGCGGAGCCGGAGTGGTCGGAACAGCAGCAATTCTATTGGCAAAGTGGGCCGGCGCATGGGTTTCAACAACGGTGATGAGCACTGAACAAGCCACCGTAGCCGAAGAAAATGGCGCAGATCTAGTGATCGACCGAAAGTCGGCAGATGTTGCGAGTATTGTTTTAGAAGCCACAGAAGGACTCGGCGTTGACCATATTGTCGATGTCGCTTTGAAGCCCAATCTTGACATCAACTTGGCCTGTTTGTCCCAAGGAGGGGTTATAAGCGCCTATGCAACCGCCAATGCGATGGATGAGCTTTCCATTCCATTATTGAAGGCCATGATGCATGGCTGTGTCTTCCGTTTCGTGTATATCTACAATGTACCCGATGAGTTGAAACAAGCTGCTATAGCGGATATCAACTCGTGCCTTGAGGCCGGATACTACTCGCCAAAAATTGGTTTAAACATGCCTTTGCGGAACGTAGCGGATGCTCACGAGGCATTGGAATCGTCCAGCGTTATAGGCAAGGTTCTTGTACACATGTGA
- a CDS encoding DMT family transporter, with the protein MSIILALSAMLLLGSTHFINGLLARFYPPLNIGFYTHLGGALISLAGALLFFTWEPDAWRWGAVAGLGSALGALLLYKGLSQAPFAIVVPVSAVSMVTIALGLSLVFLGERPNAWVWLGVMLALPAIWLTAGGGRITKGQMSSITKTGLLFGLGAGLGFALQLHFLGLVPDYAALYGIALCMLSGGLCLLPFYQRAKPAQNRFPLFATMAGGISALGLTLYALSRQGQLTIISIVIVSMYPLIPVVFGSLVRKEAVSGTSMIGIALSIVATMLIVAGSG; encoded by the coding sequence ATGTCCATCATTCTGGCACTAAGCGCCATGCTGTTGCTCGGCAGTACACACTTTATCAATGGCTTGCTCGCCCGTTTTTATCCGCCGCTTAATATTGGTTTTTACACCCATTTGGGCGGGGCGCTTATCAGCCTTGCAGGTGCGCTGCTCTTTTTCACATGGGAGCCAGATGCCTGGAGATGGGGCGCGGTCGCTGGCCTTGGCTCGGCTCTGGGCGCGTTGCTCCTTTATAAAGGCTTATCGCAGGCTCCCTTTGCTATCGTAGTGCCTGTTAGCGCTGTCTCGATGGTGACGATCGCCCTTGGGCTCTCTTTGGTATTTCTTGGCGAGCGGCCCAACGCCTGGGTATGGCTCGGCGTTATGCTCGCCCTGCCCGCTATCTGGTTAACGGCGGGCGGAGGTCGAATAACTAAAGGGCAGATGAGCAGCATAACCAAAACGGGCCTACTTTTCGGGTTAGGTGCAGGCTTGGGGTTTGCTCTGCAATTGCACTTTCTTGGGCTGGTGCCCGACTATGCGGCGCTGTATGGCATCGCCCTATGCATGCTAAGCGGAGGCCTGTGTTTACTGCCGTTTTACCAACGCGCAAAGCCAGCACAAAACCGCTTTCCACTTTTCGCAACGATGGCGGGCGGTATCAGCGCGCTAGGGCTTACGCTCTATGCGCTATCACGCCAAGGACAACTCACCATTATCAGCATTGTGATTGTGTCGATGTACCCGCTAATACCGGTCGTTTTCGGCTCACTAGTTCGCAAGGAGGCAGTTAGCGGTACCAGTATGATAGGGATCGCATTGTCTATTGTAGCGACGATGTTGATTGTGGCGGGGAGTGGTTAA
- a CDS encoding AraC family transcriptional regulator: MTRRLKYYLKTLYHYEYGMFDKTSENFATVGSEISSSEWINELMLGMRLSGLSYRHVQVAPPFGIRFDTDANCAQFHFIARGAVILRLGGEEQILETGDAILLPRGGEHCLLSSPGVMSRDIEQIDSLPVCDNFSCVNECPDTADVAPSVRLFSGCMQFDLGGMQPLVSMMPDVMHVGTLLSRYPEVLPMLEAMAREASLKRAGSAGILSRLADVVAASIVRGWVECGCGDIGGWVEALRDPRLGKVIAAVHREPGRDWTVATMAAEAGSSRSVFADRFRSSLGISPLGYVTQLRMRLATRWIAERQLSNDQIAWRLGYGSQAAFSRAFKRSTGQTPGRLKHGQAPGSSVARLGQ; this comes from the coding sequence ATGACGCGTAGGTTAAAGTATTACCTCAAGACCCTCTATCACTATGAGTACGGTATGTTTGATAAAACGTCCGAAAATTTCGCCACTGTCGGCTCTGAGATCAGCTCCAGCGAATGGATCAACGAATTGATGCTTGGCATGCGCTTGTCCGGGTTGAGCTATCGGCATGTTCAGGTAGCGCCGCCCTTTGGCATTCGTTTCGATACTGATGCCAACTGCGCGCAATTTCACTTTATTGCCCGGGGGGCCGTCATCCTGCGGCTCGGCGGTGAGGAGCAGATTCTGGAGACCGGCGATGCCATACTCCTGCCTCGCGGCGGCGAGCACTGCCTGCTTTCTTCGCCCGGTGTGATGAGTCGCGACATCGAACAGATCGACTCACTGCCGGTGTGTGATAACTTCAGTTGCGTCAACGAGTGCCCGGACACTGCTGATGTCGCTCCATCGGTGCGTCTATTCAGCGGCTGCATGCAGTTCGATCTCGGTGGTATGCAACCGCTGGTCTCGATGATGCCTGACGTCATGCATGTGGGGACGCTGCTGTCGCGCTATCCGGAGGTGTTGCCGATGCTGGAAGCGATGGCGCGCGAAGCGAGTCTCAAACGGGCCGGTTCTGCTGGCATTCTCTCCCGGTTGGCGGATGTGGTAGCCGCCAGCATCGTGCGAGGCTGGGTTGAGTGTGGCTGCGGTGATATCGGTGGCTGGGTCGAGGCGCTGCGCGATCCGCGTCTGGGCAAAGTCATCGCCGCTGTCCACCGCGAGCCTGGACGTGACTGGACAGTGGCCACCATGGCAGCGGAGGCGGGCAGCTCGCGCTCGGTGTTCGCCGACCGCTTCCGCAGCTCACTGGGTATCTCGCCGCTCGGCTATGTCACCCAACTGCGTATGCGCTTGGCCACGCGATGGATTGCCGAGCGGCAGCTATCCAATGATCAGATCGCCTGGCGCCTGGGCTACGGCTCTCAGGCCGCCTTTAGTCGCGCTTTCAAGCGGTCGACTGGGCAGACACCGGGAAGGTTGAAACACGGCCAAGCGCCCGGTTCAAGCGTGGCACGCCTAGGCCAGTAG
- a CDS encoding LysR family transcriptional regulator has translation MKNLDDLEAFVRVVDSGDFSSAARSLNLTAGAISKQIKRLEGSLGVTLFDRSTRRIRVTEEGLKIYECIKRGLGSIHEAFNIAEQGREYLTGNIAISSPSTFNDHFLIEAIGEFKKYHPSISFYLDSSNRMVDLYSDGIDIAIRSGQLSDSQLVARRAFEQNRILVCSPDYLKKITLPSNAQDIYMLNSLVFGYPGFNSTYWTLENINNGEVHKVPIKKEMVSDDGRALLNWALQGHGVALRESWGIKKYLISGELVNILPEWQEPATPIQVVRTMRNPVPMRVSMFSNFLIEFCQDKLKA, from the coding sequence ATGAAAAACCTAGATGATCTTGAAGCTTTTGTACGTGTGGTCGACAGTGGTGATTTTTCAAGTGCGGCTCGCTCCCTAAATCTTACTGCTGGTGCTATTAGTAAACAGATAAAAAGACTTGAAGGTTCTCTGGGAGTTACTTTGTTTGACCGCAGTACCAGGCGAATACGTGTTACAGAAGAGGGGCTGAAAATTTATGAATGCATTAAAAGGGGGCTAGGCAGTATTCATGAAGCTTTTAATATTGCTGAGCAAGGTCGTGAATATCTCACTGGCAATATTGCGATCAGTAGTCCTTCTACTTTTAATGACCATTTTCTGATAGAGGCTATTGGAGAATTTAAAAAATATCACCCTAGTATTAGTTTTTATTTAGACAGCTCCAATAGAATGGTAGACCTATATTCTGATGGCATAGATATCGCAATCCGATCAGGCCAGCTCTCAGATTCACAGTTAGTTGCAAGAAGGGCCTTTGAGCAAAACCGCATTTTGGTTTGCTCTCCAGATTATCTGAAAAAAATTACTTTACCTTCAAATGCGCAGGACATTTATATGCTTAATAGCCTAGTTTTTGGCTATCCTGGCTTTAATTCAACATACTGGACGTTAGAAAATATCAATAATGGCGAAGTGCACAAGGTCCCTATAAAAAAAGAAATGGTTTCAGATGATGGCAGGGCGTTGCTGAATTGGGCTCTTCAAGGGCATGGTGTCGCTTTGCGAGAATCATGGGGCATAAAAAAATATCTCATCTCAGGGGAGCTGGTTAATATACTTCCAGAATGGCAAGAACCCGCCACCCCCATTCAAGTTGTCCGCACTATGCGTAATCCTGTACCAATGCGTGTCTCCATGTTTTCCAATTTTCTTATAGAGTTCTGCCAGGATAAATTGAAGGCATAG